One genomic window of Magnolia sinica isolate HGM2019 chromosome 3, MsV1, whole genome shotgun sequence includes the following:
- the LOC131240142 gene encoding endochitinase EP3-like, which produces MALLGKKNLPAIILAGILVSLLPEFISGQNCGCTPDLCCSQFGFCGTGDAYCGNGCREGPCSGSSGGTGASVADIVTQAFFDGIINQGTGNCPGKSFYTRAAFINAVGSYPEFGTGTSDDSKREIAAFFAHVTHETGFLCKIEEDDGASKDYCDETNTQYPCVAGKGYYGRGPLQLSWNYNYGAAGNSIGFDGLNAPETVATDVTVSFKSALWFWMTNVHSVIGQGFGATIRAINGAIECDGKRPDLVNARVGYYTNYCNQFGVSPGDNLTC; this is translated from the exons ATGGCATTACTTGGTAAGAAGAACTTACCAGCTATCATCTTGGCCGGAATTCTCGTCAGTCTCCTGCCGGAATTCATCTCCGGTCAGAACTGTGGCTGCACGCCGGACCTCTGTTGTAGTCAGTTTGGGTTCTGCGGCACCGGCGATGCATACTGTGGGAACGGTTGTAGGGAAGGCCCATGCAGCGGCTCGTCCGGCGGCACTGGTGCGTCCGTCGCCGACATCGTGACGCAGGCGTTCTTCGACGGGATCATCAATCAGGGCACCGGCAACTGCCCTGGCAAGAGCTTCTACACTCGTGCAGCGTTCATCAACGCCGTCGGATCGTATCCTGAATTTGGCACGGGGACATCGGACGACTCCAAGCGCGAGATTGCTGCGTTCTTCGCACACGTCACCCATGAGACTGGAT TTCTTTGCAAAATAGAAGAGGATGATGGTGCATCGAAGGACTACTGCGACGAGACAAACACTCAATATCCGTGCGTCGCTGGCAAGGGCTACTACGGCCGTGGCCCGCTCCAACTGTCGTGGAACTACAACTACGGGGCTGCTGGAAACAGCATCGGATTCGACGGTCTAAATGCTCCAGAAACTGTGGCCACAGATGTGACGGTGTCGTTCAAGTCAGCCTTGTGGTTCTGGATGACCAATGTCCACTCCGTCATTGGCCAAGGCTTTGGTGCTACGATTAGAGCGATTAACGGTGCGATCGAGTGCGATGGCAAGAGGCCCGATCTTGTGAATGCACGAGTTGGGTACTACACAAACTACTGTAACCAGTTTGGTGTGTCACCTGGCGACAATCTCACTTGCTAG